In the Capra hircus breed San Clemente chromosome 17, ASM170441v1, whole genome shotgun sequence genome, CGCGGCTACAACGCCCACTACCTCCGCAACCTGCTCTTCTTCGACCTGGGCTACGACAGCGACCTGGACCCCGGCAGCCCGCAGGTGCAGGAGCACATCCTGGAGGTGGAGCGCCGCTTCCACCTGGTGCTGCTGCAGGAGTACTTCGACGAGTCGCTCGTGCTGCTCAAGGACCTGCTGTGCTGGGAGCTGGAGGACGTGCTGTACTTCAAGCTCAACGCCCGCCGCGCCTCGGCCGTGCCGCGCCTCTCGGGCGAGCTGTACCGGCGCGCCACGGCCTGGAACGTACTGGACGCGCGCCTCTACCGCCACTTCAACGCCAGCTTCTGGCGCAAGGTGGAGGCCTTCGGGCGCGAGCGCATGGCCCGCGAGGTGGCCGCCCTGCGGCGTGCCAACGAGCGCATGCGCCGCATCTGCATCGACGGCGGCCGCGCGGTGGACGCGGCGGCCATCCAGGACTCGGCCATGCAGCCCTGGCAGCCGCTGGGCGCCAAGTCCATCCTGGGCTACAACCTCAAGAAGAGCATCGGGCAGCAGCATGCGCAGCTGTGCCGGCGCATGCTCACGCCGGAGATCCAGTATCTGATGGACCTGGGCGTCAACCTGTGGATCACCAAGCTCTGGAAGTTCATCCGGGACTTCCTGCGGTGGTGACGCCGGGCCCCCCGCCGAGGAGGGCCCGGCGGGGGTCCCGCCGGCCACCCCCCTGCGGCCCCTCCTGGTGCCACCCCAGTCCCTGGGGTGAGGTGGGGCTGTTCGCAGGGGTGCGACCAGCCAAGGACTGGGCCCACCGCACACAGGGCCTAATTGAGATCAGTATTTGACTAATTAGagttgttattttaaattaaatcccCCTACCCTTCCCCCCAAAAGAATGTTCTATTTTCTGGCTCCCCTTAaaggggagacttcagaagtaaaaGAATTTGATGTGTTTTTGTTAATCAGCCTCAGTGGTGCTGACTGGCGCGGCCCTGGTGTGTTTGCGTGTAGGGGGTGTGACTGGTGGGGATTGGGGGAGCCCAAGGCAGCACAGTGGGCACCTGTGGACAGAGCCCAGGGGTTCAGAGCCCAGGGGTTCAGAGCCCAGGGGTGGGACGGGGGTTGGTGTGTGTCTGTCACATGCTGAAGCCCTTTGTGGTTGAAGGACTCCCGGGAGGTCCCAAGACCTAGAAGattgtgtgggggtgtgtgtgtgtgtgtgcatgggagtGACAGGGAGGTGGGGAGCACTTAGCAGGCCCTGGATCCAGGCTAAGGGTTCCTGGCACAATCTCATTAGTCCTCACGGTAACCCTTTGAGATAGGCGCAGTCCATCCCATATACGCGTATGAGACTCACATTCTGAGAACAGAAGGGAATTGCTTGAGATTTACGTTGCAGGATGAATCAGACCCTGTACTAAACCATCTCCCCAGGACCCCAAACCCTTTCCACAGCCAATGTCTGTTCGCCCTGTCCGTGCCAGCTCCCTCTCCCCCACTGACCTCTCCAGGCTGCCTCATCCTCTGCTTGGGCTCCAGAACTCCCTCAGTCCTGGATTTCCCCCTCCCATCCTAGGGTTCAGTTtaattatccaaaaaaaaaaggtatttattAGCTGTTGGTTGTGCACCCCAGCCTTGAGCTGGTCCTGAGCAGACAGCAGTCAGCAAGATGGCCCAGGCCCTGCTGGAGCTCAAGTCCAGAGAGCAGCCATGCACGTCAAGTATGAGCAATCCGGGTGGGGATCTGTCAGCTCCAACCACCTGCCTCCCTCAGCCTCCCCAAGGGGACAAAGGCCTTTCCTTACGTCTCTAACCAGGAGACAGCCGCCAGATGTGGAAGGCAGAAATGGCAGCCAGGAGACTCTTGGAGACCTGTTTGTGCCAGGCTCCAAACCAAGTGCTTATATATCTTATCCGAATATTTACAGCATCCTAGCTTTAGAGAccaaagttcagagaggttaagtgacctacccaaggtcactcagctacaTAGTGCCAGGGTCAGAATTTGAAGCCAGATAAGTCAGCCCGATCAATCACTCAGCCTCCCTGGGCTTGAATCAGTCTTCCTGCTGGAGTGAGCTTCTGGTCCAAGCAGGGTAGGAAGGAATGAGGGAGACCAACTGTTTCAGTTTCCTGGGGTCTACCTGGTTTGAGCCCTGAAagttcccacactgcaggaaacACCTCAGTCCTGGGCAACCAGGACTTCTGGTCAGCATGGGACTGGTTTGACCCCACCAACCACCTGGGGCTACTGCCTGCATCCTCATAGTGTTCCTTGTAGCAAGAGATTTGCACGCTCTCGGagtctttattttattcataagGAGAGATACAagcgaaaataaataaaactgacaatagCTAGGTGTATTTGCAGGAAATGCTGTAACTGACTCCACACTTATTAGAGAATTTTCCCTCCTTTTATTAATCAGAGAGAGATGTGACTTAGTGCAATGTTATAACTTTCTGGCTCGTGGAACCCCGTAATTCTATTTCCCTGGAACCCTAAGGGCCTAGAAATGCCAATAATAATCtgatatattatttcattatttattattatgaataTTGGCACTTTTAGGCCCTTTAGGGGATCCAAGGAGAACAAATCTGGCCGTTAGTAGATGCTAATAACATAAAGTACTTTATCAGCATTTATCATCTGCCTGGTTTGTTTTGAAATCAGTATAGTTATTAACTCACATATTAACATAATTAACATTTTGATAATGAGGAATTGCCAGATACTGAGCAACCACcctgtgcccagcactgtgccATGTGGGAACACGCTCAATACCCTTTGCTGCTCTGAGAAGGTGATGGAGACACAGAGAAGCAGAGCCGCCAGCCCAGGGTCACCCAGTCAGCCAACCATAGAGGCAGGACGCAAACCCAGGTCAGTCAGCTGCCAAGCTGGTGCTTGCAGCCCCTAGACCTTCAGCGCCATTCCAGTTGGCCACCTCAGCCTCAGGACTGAGGGCTCTTCCAGGGCTGAAAAAGTAGGAGGTCTCCAAGCGGCCCTGCAAGGGGGTCGCCTTCAGGAACCGGACTGCCCTTGCTATATCTGGACAGCAGAGGGCGCCATGGTACCAAGTTTAGTCTTGGCGGGTTCTCTGTTCCTGGCCAGTGTGGGGCGACCAGGCCTCTGTAGGCCGGACCTGTGAAAGCCAGGGAGGGATCAAGGCTGCCCCCAGGGGGAAATTCAGTGAGACTACTTGTTCTCTCTGTTACGGGTTGAACTGTATCCCCTGAAAAGACATACCTGAAGTCCTACCTCTCAGGTCCCTATGACTggcatttggaaatagggtctttgtacATGTAATCAAGCAAAGACGAGGTCCTCGGTGTGGACCCTAATCCAATACAGCTGGTGTCCTGATGAGACATGGAAGTGTCATGTGAACACACATGGATGCCCAGGGACCGCGCCACGCGAAGACGGGCAGAGGTTGGCGTGTTGCAGCTACCAACCTAGGAACGCCAAGGGTGACGGCCACCTCCGGAAGCTGAGAGGCAATGAAGGATTCTCCCGGAGTTTCAGAGGGAACATGGCACCtcgatttcagacttctagcctccagatctGTGAAAGAATAAACTCCTGTTGTTTGAAGCCGCCCAGTCTGTTGGGACTTTGTTAAGGCAGCCCCGAGACAGTAACACACTCCCCCGGGTCAGCACTCTGCCCCTCACCTGGGCCCCTCTTTCGTCCCTCCCTCAGGCTCGCCCCTAAGAGCCACCCTCCGCCTGTAGCCAGAGGCCGTCCTCTGCTCcaagcccctcccccaccatggTCCCTGCTTCCTGTTCACGAGAAACCAGGCGGCCACATGCCTCTGGGGCTTCGCACATGCTGTTCCTATGGTGTAAAGCCCCCTTCCCTTTGCAGGCTTCACACTGTTACGTGTTTTCAAAGCACgctctgccttctctctctggGCACCCTTCTCTGACAACCCAGCCCCCAGGCAGGTTCGGGGCCTCCAGGCTGCACATTGCAGCTCGGCTAGCCCAGGGTAGAGCCGTGGGTCTGCCTGTCTGCGAGGCCCCTCCAGGCCGGGGCCTGGGTCTTATGGACACAGTCAGCCTCCAGTGGCCTGGCACACAGTCAGCTCTTAAGAAATGTTGAAAGACAGAGGAAagggcccagtggttaggattccacgcTTCCATGGCAGGGGCGTGGGTGCAAATCTCAGGGGGACttaaga is a window encoding:
- the GAL3ST1 gene encoding galactosylceramide sulfotransferase isoform X2; the protein is MPLPQKKRWESMAKGLVLGALFTSFLLLLYSYAVPPLYTGLASTTSEGAAPCSPAPSEPEAPTPANSSAGGCQPRRDIVFMKTHKTASSTLLNILFRFGQKHGLKFAFPNGRNDFDYPAFFARSLVQDYRPGACFNIICNHMRFHYDEVRGLVAPNATFITVLRDPARLFESSFHYFGSVVPFTWKLSGRDKLAEFLQDPDRYYDPRGYNAHYLRNLLFFDLGYDSDLDPGSPQVQEHILEVERRFHLVLLQEYFDESLVLLKDLLCWELEDVLYFKLNARRASAVPRLSGELYRRATAWNVLDARLYRHFNASFWRKVEAFGRERMAREVAALRRANERMRRICIDGGRAVDAAAIQDSAMQPWQPLGAKSILGYNLKKSIGQQHAQLCRRMLTPEIQYLMDLGVNLWITKLWKFIRDFLRW
- the GAL3ST1 gene encoding galactosylceramide sulfotransferase isoform X1: MPLPQKKRWESMAKGLVLGALFTSFLLLLYSYAVPPLYTGLASTRTSEGAAPCSPAPSEPEAPTPANSSAGGCQPRRDIVFMKTHKTASSTLLNILFRFGQKHGLKFAFPNGRNDFDYPAFFARSLVQDYRPGACFNIICNHMRFHYDEVRGLVAPNATFITVLRDPARLFESSFHYFGSVVPFTWKLSGRDKLAEFLQDPDRYYDPRGYNAHYLRNLLFFDLGYDSDLDPGSPQVQEHILEVERRFHLVLLQEYFDESLVLLKDLLCWELEDVLYFKLNARRASAVPRLSGELYRRATAWNVLDARLYRHFNASFWRKVEAFGRERMAREVAALRRANERMRRICIDGGRAVDAAAIQDSAMQPWQPLGAKSILGYNLKKSIGQQHAQLCRRMLTPEIQYLMDLGVNLWITKLWKFIRDFLRW